The Algoriphagus sanaruensis genome window below encodes:
- a CDS encoding pyridoxal phosphate-dependent aminotransferase: MRQLLLRPGAEELNYEIRGIVKKARQIEALGYPMTWENIGDPIQKSNHVPDWMKAIIADLLKEDKTYGYADSKGVLETRKFLAQLNNEKEGTQITAEDILFFNGLGDAIAKLYQFLIPTARIIGPSPAYSTHSSAEAAHANTAPITYKLDPDNQWLPDMEDLYMKVKYNPSIVGILIINPDNPTGMVYPKEVLEGFVKIAEEFSLLLIADEIYQNITYNGIKAVALAEVIGSRPAISLKGISKEFPWPGARCGWMEFYNRESSQEFSKLCQTLENAKMIEVCSTILPQLAIPRIMSHPEYHAYREEANAQIGKRSEWMSEILGSIEGIKFNPTQGAFYNTIVFDERLLTPNQTLPIEDERLQKLLDSWLSDSTMPLDKRFVYYLLASERICVVPISSFCSDLRGFRVTLLEENEEVFKDTFERLGRAIRKYLNS, encoded by the coding sequence ATGAGACAGCTACTCCTCAGACCCGGAGCAGAAGAATTGAATTACGAAATCCGAGGTATTGTAAAAAAAGCCCGGCAAATCGAAGCTCTCGGCTATCCCATGACTTGGGAAAATATCGGTGACCCCATCCAAAAAAGTAACCACGTGCCTGATTGGATGAAGGCAATCATCGCCGATTTGCTCAAAGAAGATAAAACCTACGGATACGCAGATTCCAAAGGTGTTTTGGAAACCCGTAAGTTTTTGGCCCAGCTAAACAATGAAAAAGAAGGGACTCAAATTACGGCTGAGGATATTCTTTTCTTCAATGGATTAGGTGATGCTATCGCCAAATTGTATCAATTTTTGATTCCTACTGCGCGGATCATTGGGCCGTCTCCTGCTTATTCTACCCATAGCTCTGCAGAGGCTGCCCATGCCAACACGGCTCCTATTACCTATAAACTGGATCCGGATAATCAGTGGCTACCTGATATGGAAGACCTGTATATGAAGGTAAAGTATAATCCTTCCATCGTGGGTATTTTGATTATTAATCCTGATAATCCAACGGGAATGGTGTATCCCAAGGAAGTTTTAGAAGGCTTTGTGAAAATCGCTGAGGAGTTTAGTCTTCTTCTGATTGCGGATGAAATCTACCAGAACATCACCTATAATGGCATTAAAGCAGTTGCCTTAGCTGAGGTAATTGGAAGCCGGCCAGCAATTTCTCTAAAAGGGATTTCCAAGGAATTTCCATGGCCAGGAGCAAGATGTGGATGGATGGAATTTTACAATAGAGAATCCTCCCAGGAATTTTCAAAGCTTTGTCAGACTCTTGAGAATGCCAAAATGATTGAAGTGTGTTCCACCATACTGCCCCAATTGGCTATTCCGAGAATCATGAGTCATCCAGAATACCATGCTTACCGAGAGGAGGCGAATGCTCAAATTGGAAAAAGAAGTGAGTGGATGAGTGAAATATTGGGGTCAATAGAGGGGATAAAATTTAACCCAACTCAAGGAGCATTTTACAATACGATCGTTTTTGATGAGAGGCTTTTAACTCCTAATCAAACCCTTCCAATAGAGGACGAACGTCTTCAAAAATTATTAGATTCTTGGCTTAGCGATTCGACAATGCCTTTGGATAAGCGGTTTGTGTACTATTTGTTAGCTTCCGAGCGTATCTGCGTGGTACCAATTTCTTCCTTTTGTTCAGATTTAAGAGGATTTCGCGTGACACTTTTAGAAGAAAATGAGGAGGTTTTCAAAGACACGTTTGAAAGGCTGGGTAGGGCGATTCGGAAGTATTTAAATTCTTGA